CATGCAATTTGAGTATGATGGCTTCAAGGTCAACATTCTTGACACTCCAGGCCACCAGGATTTCTCTGAGGATACCTATAGAACATTAACTGCGGTCGACAGTGCCGTGATGATCATTGACTCCGCAAAGGGTATTGAGGACCAAACTCTGAAGCTTTTTAAGGTTTGCCGAATGAGAGGAATTCCAATCTTCACTTTCATCAACAAGCTGGACCGTCAGGGGAAAGCGCCACTGGAACTTTTAGCTGAATTGGAAGAGGTGCTTGGGATTGAATCATATCCGATGAACTGGCCAATTGGCATGGGCAAGGAGTTCCTCGGAATCTATGACCGTTTCAACAAACGGATCGAGCAGTTCCGTGTAGATGAAGACCAACGCTTTATTCCATTAAATGAAGAAGGCGAAATAGATGGAGACCATTCTATGAAAGAGTCTTCCTTGTATGACCAGACATTAGAAGAAATCATGCTATTGGATGAGGCGGGAAATGAGTTTTCCAAGGAACGGATTGCCGATGGAACATTGACACCTGTATTTTTCGGAAGTGCCCTTACGACTTTCGGTGTCCAAACATTCCTGGATTCTTATCTGCAATTTGCTCCAGAGCCACAGCCAAGGAATTCGACGGCAGGGGAAATTGATCCACAATCAGAAGAGTTTTCTGGGTTCATTTTTAAAATACAGGCGAACATGAACCCTGCCCACCGCGATAGAATTGCTTTTCTCCGCATCTGCTCTGGCAAGTTTGAACGAGGTATGACCGTCCAGCTTAGCCGTACAGGAAAAGCAATGAAACTTGCGCAATCAACCCAGTTCATGGCTGATGATCGCAGTACCGTTGAGGAAGCTGTTGCAGGTGACATCATCGGGCTTTACGATCCGGGCACATACCAGATTGGCGATACGATCGTTTCTGGCAAGGAAGGATTCCAATATGAAAGGCTTCCGCAGTTCACACCAGAATTATTCGTAAGGGTTACTGCCAAGAACGTCATGAAACAGAAGCATTTCCACAAAGGGATCCAGCAGCTTGTACAGGAGGGGGCCATTCAGCTATTCAAGACCTTGAAGACGGAAGAGTACCTCCTTGGCGCTGTAGGCCAGCTTCAATTCGAAGTATTCGAAGCAAGGATGCGAAATGAATATAATGTTGAAGTCCTGATGGAAAGACAGGGTTCGAAGATTGCACGCTGGATTGAAGGCGATGATGTTAACGAAAACCTGTCCAGCTCAAGAAGCCTGCTTGTGACGGACCGTTATGACAAAAAAGTTTTTCTATTCGAGAATGAATTTGCTTTAAGATGGTTCCAGGACAAGAATCCAGAAGTAAAACTTTATAATCCTATGGATGCTTCATAAAAGCTAGAGCCGGCATTTCAATGCCGGCTCTTTTTTTATAGACATCTATACGAAGGCATTGCAAAATTTCAACTTTAGAAGTAGAAATCTATTGACATTTCCCAGGCCAGGTACTATATTAATATTATTCTATAACGCTTTTATGCATAAAAGCGTTTAAGTACAAAAGTTAACGAACAGTGCGGACAGAAATTAGTAGAATCCCCATGAGCAGCAAAAAGAAACTGGATGGTTGCTGAAAATCCAGGCAATGGCTGATTCGAATTACACCTGTCGTGAACAGGCACTGTTAATGAAGTGGGCAGATTTTGTTTGCCAATTAGGGTGGTACCGCGGAGCTCCTTCGTCCCTAGACTTAGTGGAGCTTTTTGTATTTTACTTCTAATTGGGGGAATCATCATGTTAAACCAAAACCAGACCATTACACTGAAAACTTCAGAGGCAGCTGCTGTCATATTTTTGCTTCTGACAGGAATCGGTTATGGCATGATAAAACTGGAATTAATGCCACATATTCCGGTCCTGGCGGGGATCGGCTTTTTGATCCTTTATGGATTGTTGAAAAAAATCAAGATGTCTGAGCTTGAACAAAGTATGATTGACGGTGCAAAGGCTGGGCTCGGTGCTGTAATGATTTTTTTCTTCATTGGGATGCTGGTCAGCAGCTGGATTGCTGCAGGAACCATACCTACATTGATTTATTTTGCATTTGAGTTAGTGACTGGAAAGTGGTTTTATGCGATTGTCTTTATCGTCACATCTGTTATTGGGTTGAGCATTGGCAGTTCACTGACAACCTCCGCGGTAATCGGTGTCGCGTTCATCGCTGTCAGTGAAACACTGGGCTTCTCATTGGCAATCACAGCTGGTGCAGTAGTTTCGGGTGCATTCCTGGGGGATAAAATGTCACCGCTATCGGATACGACGGTCCTGGCGTCTTCTACTGTGAAAGTCGATCTATTTGAACATATTAAAAATATGTCCTGGACAACGGTACCTGCGTTCGTCATTTCAGTTGTCTTGTTCGCTTCCTTGTCGCCAGAATTAAGTTCAGCTGACTTTACGAAACTAAAAAATTTAAAAAATACTCTCCTAGAGATGAATCTTGTCCACTGGTACTCGCTCATTCCGCTGGGGATCCTTGCGATTCTTGCCGTGAAAAAAGTATCTTCTATACTAACACTTGGAGCAGGTACGGTTTCCGCAATGATCATCAGTATGATGGTTGTCCCTCAAAAAGATTGGGGGTCGCTTCCAGGAATTCTATACACAGGGTATGTTTCTGAAAGTGGAAACAAGCAGCTAGATTCGCTGTTATCCCGCGGGGGACTTGAAAGTATGTTTTTTTCAGTATCCCTTGTACTTCTCGCCTTAAGCATGGGAGGATTGCTGTTTAAGCTCGGCGTTCTTCCTGCTCTATTGAAAGGGCTCGCCGGCAATCTTGAAAAGGTGCCTGTCCTGATTGGTTCCACAGCTTTATCTGCGATTGGAATCAACTTTTTGATTGGTGAGCAATATCTCTCGATCATTTTAACCGGGAACACATTTGCAGGCCATTTTGAAAAAGCAGGACTTCATCCGAAAAATCTTTCCCGTGTCCTGGAGGATGCCGGGACTGTACTTAACCCGCTTGTTCCCTGGAGTGTATGCGGCGTGTTCCTCACTAGCGTCCTAGGAGTCAGCACGATGGAGTATCTACCATTTGCGTTCTTTTGTTTACTGTCACCAGTATTGACACTGGCGGCAGGATTTACTGGCATAACCTTATCGAATACTGGGAAAAATGCGGTGGCATAAGCTGCCGCTTTTTTGTTGCTTTCATAATGTTAATTATGTGCACGAACTCGATGGCAAAGCAGGAAACCAGGAACAAAAAAGGGATATATCCGAACTCGGTGGCAAAGCAGAAAACGCGTAACATAAGAAGTATATATGTGCCCGAACAGTTTTGACTCGGACCATGATCTTTTAGTTGAAATAGATGATAATACTATACGCCTAAAATTTTCATTAATCACTTGTTTCATATAAAATGGAAGGTATGCTTACGCTAAACGAATGTTAAAAATTGTTCTTTTAAATTGCATACTGGATAGTTGAAATATCCACCGTGCTTCACTATATTTAGGATGGTAGAATAATAACCGTCCGGTCAGTCATTGTGTTTATTGCCGAAAGGAGTTCGCATATGAAAATCAGTAATTTTTCAATCAGAAGACCTGTTTTTACATTAGTGACCATGTTTTTGGTCCTGATACTTGGGGTTGTTTCATTGATGAGGATTCCTCTGAAACTGATTCCGGATATAAATCCTCCTGTTGGGGTCGTTGTGACCAATTATCAGGGAGCAAGTCCGCAGGAAGTAGTCGAAAAGGTCACTAAGCCACTTGAAGCGAATCTGGCTACGCTTCCAGGAATCAAGACGATGACATCGACATCACAGGAGGGTGCCAACCTTATCCTGATGCAGTTTTCATGGACAACCAATATTGATGATATTCAGGATGAGGTCATCCAAAGGCTGGATATGACACCGATTCCGGACGATGCGAATAAGCCAAGATTCATGAAATTCGATCCATCTCAATTTCCAGTCATCCAGTTATCATTAAGCTCAGACCAGGATGAATCCGCACTAAGGGAACTGGCCGAAGAGCTGGAATTGGAGCTCACAAAGGTTGATGGAGTGGCAAGTGTCAATTTATCCGGTACATCCATCCAGGAAGTAAGGGTGGAACTCGACCAGGAGAAGTTAAGGGACTACAAGCTGAGCCAGTCTGATATTGTCGACCTGATCAGGGCGAATGATGTTTCGATGCCAGGCGACACGATTTTGACAGATGGCAAGGA
The window above is part of the Mesobacillus jeotgali genome. Proteins encoded here:
- a CDS encoding Na+/H+ antiporter NhaC family protein — translated: MLNQNQTITLKTSEAAAVIFLLLTGIGYGMIKLELMPHIPVLAGIGFLILYGLLKKIKMSELEQSMIDGAKAGLGAVMIFFFIGMLVSSWIAAGTIPTLIYFAFELVTGKWFYAIVFIVTSVIGLSIGSSLTTSAVIGVAFIAVSETLGFSLAITAGAVVSGAFLGDKMSPLSDTTVLASSTVKVDLFEHIKNMSWTTVPAFVISVVLFASLSPELSSADFTKLKNLKNTLLEMNLVHWYSLIPLGILAILAVKKVSSILTLGAGTVSAMIISMMVVPQKDWGSLPGILYTGYVSESGNKQLDSLLSRGGLESMFFSVSLVLLALSMGGLLFKLGVLPALLKGLAGNLEKVPVLIGSTALSAIGINFLIGEQYLSIILTGNTFAGHFEKAGLHPKNLSRVLEDAGTVLNPLVPWSVCGVFLTSVLGVSTMEYLPFAFFCLLSPVLTLAAGFTGITLSNTGKNAVA
- a CDS encoding peptide chain release factor 3; the encoded protein is MKKLRDEVQSRRTFAIISHPDAGKTTLTEKLLLFGGAIRDAGTVKAKKTGKFATSDWMEIEKQRGISVTSSVMQFEYDGFKVNILDTPGHQDFSEDTYRTLTAVDSAVMIIDSAKGIEDQTLKLFKVCRMRGIPIFTFINKLDRQGKAPLELLAELEEVLGIESYPMNWPIGMGKEFLGIYDRFNKRIEQFRVDEDQRFIPLNEEGEIDGDHSMKESSLYDQTLEEIMLLDEAGNEFSKERIADGTLTPVFFGSALTTFGVQTFLDSYLQFAPEPQPRNSTAGEIDPQSEEFSGFIFKIQANMNPAHRDRIAFLRICSGKFERGMTVQLSRTGKAMKLAQSTQFMADDRSTVEEAVAGDIIGLYDPGTYQIGDTIVSGKEGFQYERLPQFTPELFVRVTAKNVMKQKHFHKGIQQLVQEGAIQLFKTLKTEEYLLGAVGQLQFEVFEARMRNEYNVEVLMERQGSKIARWIEGDDVNENLSSSRSLLVTDRYDKKVFLFENEFALRWFQDKNPEVKLYNPMDAS